A region of Lacinutrix sp. Hel_I_90 DNA encodes the following proteins:
- a CDS encoding glycosyltransferase family 2 protein: MVELSICIPVYDYNCIATVMDLCKQIEQLSIQAEVLLIDDASTIELNVLANFKHPFYSYEKLNKNVGRAKIRNLLAKKANYHHLLFLDGDSGIPNNFILKYINTIKKHPNNIIYGGRIHPKTEYKPKKLRYNYGVQFEDKIALARRRKPYHRFMTNNFIVTKNTLKKILFNEELLKYGHEDTFFAYELKKNAVPIIHVDNPVIHLDLDTNRDFIEKTKDGIKNLILLKSKHPEFMEYSKLLKLINNSTFLRFKITRLIANNLSKLFETISNKTSNTNSFQLFKLFYTISLYK; this comes from the coding sequence ATGGTAGAACTAAGTATATGCATTCCTGTATACGATTATAATTGCATAGCAACCGTTATGGATTTGTGTAAACAAATAGAACAGCTTTCTATTCAAGCTGAAGTTCTTCTAATTGATGATGCATCAACGATAGAACTAAATGTATTAGCTAACTTTAAGCATCCTTTTTACAGTTATGAAAAACTAAACAAAAATGTAGGCCGCGCAAAGATTAGAAATCTACTAGCTAAAAAAGCGAATTATCATCATCTGTTGTTTTTAGACGGTGACTCGGGTATTCCTAATAATTTTATTCTAAAGTATATTAATACGATTAAAAAACATCCTAATAATATTATATATGGCGGAAGAATTCATCCTAAAACTGAATACAAACCCAAAAAATTAAGGTACAATTATGGCGTTCAATTTGAAGATAAAATAGCATTAGCAAGAAGAAGAAAGCCATATCATCGTTTTATGACCAACAATTTTATTGTTACAAAAAACACTTTAAAAAAAATACTTTTCAATGAAGAACTCTTGAAATATGGACACGAAGACACTTTTTTTGCTTATGAATTAAAAAAAAATGCTGTTCCTATCATCCATGTTGACAATCCAGTAATCCACCTAGACCTTGATACTAATCGCGATTTTATAGAAAAAACTAAAGATGGTATAAAAAACCTAATCTTATTAAAATCAAAACATCCTGAGTTTATGGAATACAGTAAATTATTAAAATTAATTAATAACTCTACGTTTTTGAGATTTAAGATTACACGATTAATAGCAAACAACTTATCAAAGTTATTTGAAACTATTTCTAACAAGACAAGTAATACCAATAGCTTTCAATTATTTAAACTATTTTACACTATTTCACTTTACAAATAA
- a CDS encoding cell division ATP-binding protein FtsE yields the protein MSDIILEFKEASIFQGLSLILSDVNVQINKGDFVYLIGKTGSGKSSFMKTLYADIPLKVGEGHIVNFNLKTLKENDIPFLRRKLGVVFQDFKLLTDRTINANLEFVLKATGWKDKVEMAARMKEVLTKVGMASKGFKFPHELSGGEQQRVAIARALLNDPELILADEPTGNLDPQTSIEVMEVLQEINKNGNTILMATHDYALLLKYPSKTLKCDDNQVFEVVQRKG from the coding sequence ATGTCAGATATCATTTTAGAATTTAAAGAGGCTTCTATTTTTCAAGGTTTAAGTCTTATCCTTTCCGATGTTAATGTACAAATCAACAAAGGTGATTTTGTCTATTTAATTGGTAAAACAGGTTCTGGAAAAAGTAGTTTTATGAAAACATTGTATGCCGATATACCTTTAAAAGTAGGTGAAGGACACATTGTGAACTTCAATTTGAAAACCCTAAAAGAAAATGATATTCCTTTTTTAAGACGAAAACTAGGTGTTGTTTTTCAGGATTTCAAATTATTAACCGATAGAACAATAAATGCAAATTTAGAGTTTGTTTTAAAAGCGACTGGCTGGAAAGATAAAGTAGAAATGGCTGCCCGAATGAAAGAGGTTTTAACCAAAGTCGGCATGGCGTCAAAAGGGTTTAAGTTTCCACACGAGCTCTCTGGAGGAGAACAGCAACGTGTCGCTATCGCTCGGGCTTTATTAAATGATCCTGAATTAATTTTAGCCGATGAGCCTACAGGGAATCTAGATCCGCAAACCAGTATTGAAGTCATGGAAGTCTTACAGGAAATCAATAAAAATGGAAACACCATTTTAATGGCGACACACGATTATGCCTTGCTACTAAAATATCCTAGTAAAACACTAAAGTGCGATGATAATCAAGTTTTTGAAGTGGTACAGCGCAAAGGGTAA
- a CDS encoding tetratricopeptide repeat protein, whose translation MTKKHSLSFLTIILFTVVSFAQQSAAYTNDFVAYQKALQLYNNQQYLASQTAFREIKKTTQEDNIKSDCTYYIANCAVRLNQQNADDLIERFVEEYPTSTKKNSAFVDVADYYFENGKFAHAQKWYQKVDENSLSRLEREKFNFNKGYAAFYSKNYKDAKTYLSRVENSLKYGSQAKYYIGFMAYEGDDYDKANVYFEQVSDQEKYQEKLSYYQADLNFKLGKFEKAIALAKAKLETGDGNEISELSKIIGESYFNLEQYQEAIPYLTKYKGKKGKWNNTDYYQLGYAYYKQNDYEKAISEFNKIIDGNNSVAQNAYYHLGESYVKLDKKQEALNAFRNASQMDFDLKIQEDAWLNYAKISYEIGNPYQSVPQVLTGYLENYPETTYKEEIESLLIDSYITSKNYKEALVLLKGRKTKANKAAYQKVAYYRGVEIFNESNYKEAEDLFDASLSEPQEAKYVARATFWKAESDYNLTNYDAALSGFKKFKQLAEASNTPEYQNIDYNLAYTYFKQKDYAQATQYFVEFISGQKDDKVRLNDAYLRLADGYFVSSQYSKAIDAYDKAISVGEIEADYAFFQKAMSAGYLGKTTMKISELEQFILKYPKSKLRDDALYTLGNAYVKSGNTGQALATYTKLISEYSQSTFVSKALLRQGLVYYNKSQNQEALAKFKKVAGDYPSSPEANQAVATARLIYIDIAQVDQYAAWVKTLDYVEVTDADLDNATYESAEKQYLDGNTNEAIKLFSNYLNDFRNGLHKNQSHFYLAQLHFKKDEKLKAKPHYKAVVAASQSEFTEEALLRLSQITLEQKAWNEAIPVLKRLETEANFPQNSLFAQSNLMQAYYQLKDYNDAVTYAEKVLQNSKLDNKVKSDAYVIIARSAIKTGDEAKAKQAFAKVELTATGETAAEALYYNAYFKNKEGNYAASNTTVQRLAKDYSGYKFYGAKGLIIMAKNYNALDDAFQATYILESVTKNFKDFPEVVAEAQTELNKIKAEQAKTNASVETEN comes from the coding sequence ATGACTAAAAAACATAGCCTTTCATTCCTCACCATTATCCTGTTTACAGTGGTTTCTTTTGCACAACAATCTGCTGCTTATACCAACGATTTTGTAGCGTATCAAAAAGCACTTCAACTGTATAATAATCAGCAGTATTTAGCCTCTCAAACGGCGTTTAGGGAGATAAAAAAGACCACTCAAGAAGACAATATTAAATCAGATTGCACCTATTATATCGCTAATTGTGCCGTGCGTTTAAACCAACAAAATGCAGATGATTTGATTGAGCGTTTTGTTGAAGAGTATCCAACGAGTACTAAAAAGAATTCTGCATTTGTTGATGTTGCAGACTACTATTTTGAAAATGGAAAGTTTGCACATGCACAAAAATGGTATCAAAAGGTAGATGAGAACTCGCTAAGTAGATTAGAACGTGAGAAATTTAATTTTAATAAGGGCTATGCTGCTTTTTATTCTAAGAATTATAAAGATGCCAAAACGTATTTAAGTCGGGTTGAAAACTCATTAAAATATGGTTCTCAAGCGAAATATTACATAGGTTTCATGGCTTATGAAGGCGATGATTACGATAAGGCGAATGTTTATTTCGAGCAGGTAAGTGATCAGGAAAAATATCAGGAAAAGTTATCTTACTATCAGGCCGATTTAAATTTTAAACTTGGAAAATTTGAGAAAGCGATTGCCTTAGCCAAAGCAAAATTAGAAACAGGCGATGGTAATGAAATTTCTGAACTCTCTAAAATAATAGGAGAGAGTTATTTCAATTTAGAACAATACCAAGAGGCGATTCCCTATTTAACTAAATATAAAGGTAAAAAGGGTAAGTGGAATAACACCGATTACTACCAGTTGGGTTATGCGTATTACAAGCAGAATGATTATGAAAAAGCAATTTCAGAATTCAACAAAATAATAGATGGCAATAATAGTGTTGCTCAAAACGCGTATTATCATTTAGGGGAAAGTTATGTAAAATTAGATAAAAAGCAAGAAGCGCTAAATGCATTTAGAAATGCCTCTCAAATGGATTTTGATTTAAAGATTCAGGAAGATGCCTGGTTAAATTATGCTAAAATTAGTTATGAAATAGGTAATCCATACCAGTCGGTACCACAGGTTTTAACAGGGTATTTAGAGAACTATCCAGAGACGACGTATAAAGAGGAAATAGAAAGCTTGTTAATTGATTCTTATATCACTTCAAAAAATTATAAAGAAGCTTTAGTATTGCTTAAAGGCAGAAAAACGAAGGCTAATAAAGCAGCCTATCAAAAAGTAGCGTATTACAGAGGTGTAGAAATATTTAATGAAAGTAATTATAAAGAAGCTGAAGATTTGTTTGACGCCTCTTTAAGTGAGCCACAAGAGGCAAAATATGTTGCACGAGCGACATTCTGGAAAGCAGAAAGTGATTATAACCTAACTAATTACGATGCTGCTTTGAGCGGATTTAAAAAATTTAAACAATTAGCCGAAGCTTCTAATACACCAGAATATCAAAACATAGACTATAATTTAGCTTATACTTATTTTAAACAGAAAGACTATGCGCAAGCGACGCAATATTTCGTTGAGTTTATTAGTGGCCAAAAGGATGATAAAGTAAGATTGAACGATGCTTATTTGCGCTTGGCAGATGGTTATTTTGTGTCAAGTCAATACAGTAAGGCCATAGATGCCTACGATAAAGCCATTAGCGTGGGTGAGATTGAAGCAGATTATGCCTTCTTTCAAAAAGCCATGAGTGCGGGGTATTTAGGAAAAACGACGATGAAAATTTCAGAACTGGAGCAATTCATATTAAAATACCCGAAATCTAAATTACGTGATGATGCGTTATATACTTTAGGCAATGCGTATGTTAAATCTGGAAACACAGGACAGGCGTTAGCTACCTACACGAAATTAATTTCAGAATATAGCCAGAGCACATTTGTCTCTAAGGCTTTGTTGCGTCAAGGATTGGTCTATTATAATAAGAGCCAGAACCAAGAGGCCTTAGCTAAGTTTAAAAAAGTGGCAGGGGATTATCCTAGTTCGCCAGAAGCTAATCAAGCGGTTGCAACAGCACGTTTAATCTATATAGATATAGCTCAGGTTGATCAGTATGCAGCCTGGGTAAAAACCTTAGACTATGTTGAAGTAACCGATGCCGATTTGGATAATGCCACTTATGAGTCTGCTGAGAAGCAATATCTAGATGGCAATACGAATGAAGCGATTAAATTATTTAGTAACTACTTAAACGATTTCAGAAATGGATTACATAAAAATCAATCGCATTTTTATTTAGCACAATTGCATTTCAAAAAAGATGAAAAACTAAAAGCAAAACCACATTACAAAGCGGTAGTCGCCGCTTCTCAAAGCGAATTTACAGAAGAAGCGCTTTTACGTCTTTCTCAAATCACTCTAGAACAAAAAGCATGGAACGAAGCCATCCCAGTATTAAAACGTCTAGAAACCGAAGCTAATTTTCCGCAAAACAGTTTATTTGCGCAATCTAATTTAATGCAGGCTTATTATCAATTAAAAGACTACAATGACGCTGTTACTTACGCAGAAAAAGTACTTCAAAATTCAAAATTAGATAATAAAGTAAAAAGTGATGCCTATGTTATTATTGCACGTTCTGCAATTAAAACAGGGGACGAAGCAAAAGCAAAACAAGCCTTTGCAAAAGTAGAGTTAACAGCAACTGGAGAGACAGCAGCTGAAGCGCTATATTACAATGCCTATTTTAAAAATAAAGAAGGTAATTATGCGGCATCTAATACTACTGTGCAGCGTTTAGCAAAAGACTATTCAGGGTATAAATTTTATGGTGCCAAAGGGTTGATTATTATGGCAAAAAATTATAATGCTTTAGATGATGCTTTTCAAGCGACCTATATTTTAGAAAGTGTCACTAAAAACTTTAAAGATTTTCCTGAAGTTGTAGCAGAGGCTCAAACAGAATTAAATAAAATAAAAGCAGAACAAGCGAAAACGAATGCTTCAGTCGAGACTGAGAATTAG
- a CDS encoding TonB-dependent receptor, with protein sequence MFNRKQFLLLLIVLITTVVVAQEREQDTLNPDVINVIKPYTPTISDAFKVKETPVLDVEETTTKKEIKYNILSFPVASTFTPAKGKAAVVDKAKKVKLFDNYATLGVGTYTTIVGEVYLNHELSSGENISAHLGHHSSGGGIEGVLLDDDFMDSKFDLDYSKRESDYDWNIGGGFQLQAFNWYGLPQPLFSQATADAIGDVGHNFTNAHLSGDLNVNDSFFKSANLLFRRFGDNQGSGENRFTAKSTFDIPVQEELVSVVLNLDYLGGSFDRSYLAETALNYGNFQLGISPTYELKQEDLTVDLGVTATYLNDTETGKNKFFIYPNISASYRLLDDLAIAFGGIKGGLIQNTYFDFAQENPFVSPTLNISPTDQQFDAYVGLKGKLSNVVSYAIKGSYGSEKNKPLFVNNPITETEQAYTYGNSFGVVYDDVTTLGLSGEIGVDVNRNFTMTLKGAYYHYDTKFESEDWNLPDVTASLFLDYQLFEQWYTGVNVFFAGERKDQFTIINPSFPTAYTTYAATLESYFDANAHVGYHVNDRLSVFVKGNNLVGETYAKWQNTPVQGIQFLAGGTYKFDF encoded by the coding sequence ATGTTTAATAGAAAGCAATTCTTATTACTATTAATAGTATTAATAACTACGGTAGTAGTGGCGCAAGAGCGTGAGCAGGACACGTTGAATCCAGACGTTATTAATGTCATTAAACCGTATACACCAACAATTTCTGATGCCTTTAAAGTAAAAGAAACACCAGTGTTGGATGTTGAAGAAACAACAACTAAAAAAGAGATTAAATATAATATTTTATCGTTTCCTGTGGCTTCAACGTTTACACCAGCAAAAGGAAAAGCCGCTGTTGTTGATAAAGCTAAAAAAGTGAAACTATTCGATAATTATGCAACCTTAGGCGTGGGGACTTACACAACTATAGTTGGCGAGGTGTACTTAAATCACGAATTAAGTAGTGGTGAGAATATTAGTGCCCACCTTGGTCATCATTCTTCTGGTGGCGGAATAGAGGGGGTGCTATTGGATGATGACTTTATGGACTCTAAATTCGATTTGGACTATAGTAAACGGGAGAGTGATTACGATTGGAATATTGGCGGTGGGTTCCAGTTACAAGCTTTTAATTGGTATGGTTTACCACAACCTTTATTTAGTCAAGCAACAGCAGATGCGATAGGTGATGTGGGACATAACTTTACAAATGCACACCTCTCTGGCGATTTAAATGTTAATGATAGTTTCTTTAAGTCGGCTAATCTATTATTCAGACGCTTTGGAGACAATCAAGGTTCAGGAGAAAATAGATTTACCGCGAAAAGTACTTTTGATATTCCTGTTCAAGAAGAATTGGTTTCAGTAGTATTAAATTTAGATTATCTAGGGGGTAGTTTTGATAGGTCTTATTTAGCTGAGACCGCATTAAATTACGGGAATTTTCAATTAGGTATTTCTCCAACCTATGAATTAAAGCAAGAGGACCTTACTGTAGATTTAGGTGTAACGGCCACTTATTTAAACGATACAGAAACTGGAAAAAACAAATTTTTCATCTACCCTAACATTAGTGCAAGCTATCGTTTATTGGATGATCTTGCTATTGCGTTTGGCGGGATAAAAGGCGGCTTGATTCAAAATACGTATTTTGATTTCGCTCAAGAGAACCCGTTTGTATCACCAACGTTAAACATTTCCCCAACAGACCAGCAATTTGATGCGTATGTGGGTTTAAAAGGGAAGTTGTCTAATGTTGTAAGCTATGCGATTAAAGGAAGTTATGGTTCTGAAAAAAACAAACCCTTATTTGTGAATAATCCGATAACAGAAACAGAACAAGCGTATACCTATGGTAATTCTTTTGGCGTTGTTTACGATGATGTAACGACCTTAGGGTTGTCTGGAGAAATAGGTGTAGATGTAAATAGAAATTTTACAATGACATTAAAAGGAGCCTATTATCACTATGATACCAAATTTGAATCTGAAGACTGGAATTTACCGGATGTTACCGCTTCATTATTTTTAGATTATCAGCTATTTGAACAATGGTACACAGGTGTTAATGTATTTTTTGCCGGAGAACGTAAAGATCAATTTACTATAATAAACCCATCCTTTCCAACAGCATATACGACGTATGCAGCGACCTTAGAAAGCTATTTCGATGCTAACGCACATGTTGGTTACCACGTAAACGATAGGCTATCTGTGTTTGTAAAAGGAAACAACCTTGTAGGTGAAACCTATGCCAAATGGCAAAATACACCAGTGCAAGGCATTCAGTTTTTAGCAGGTGGAACTTATAAGTTTGACTTCTAA
- a CDS encoding amidohydrolase: MKHLFIILLVSLVFSCKSEKTEVDIIVTNAMVYTVNATFNKAEAFAIKDGKFVAVGSTQDIKKMYSAKQNIDANGKTITPGLIDAHCHFYNLGLNKQTVDLVGTTSFEEVIQSVIDFQNIKNSKFIIGRGWDQNDWEDKNYPDKKVLDSLYPEVPVALTRIDGHAMLCNQAALDLAGISSKTNAFGGEIESENGKLTGILIDNPMELVEAIFPKPSRQQQIDALIEAQNFCTNYGLTTVSDAGLDQQVIELIDSLQKAGMLDMRIYAMISNKKKNLNYYLKQGKIKTERLNVQSVKVYADGALGSRGAALKAPYSDQHDHFGAMVIDAKVYTDLARRIAKAGYQMNTHAIGDSANHFVLQTYEKTLNGESNRRWRVEHAQVITGHDFDYFKNENIIPSIQPTHATSDMYWAEDRVGEERIKGAYAYKTLLEKSGRVALGTDFPVEQVNPFLTFYAAVARKDVKGFPEAGFQKENGLTREETLKGMTIWAAYANFEEHEKGSIEAGKFADFIILNQNIMEIPEHEIPFTTVNNTYINGVAQ; this comes from the coding sequence ATGAAGCACCTTTTTATAATACTGTTAGTAAGCCTAGTCTTCAGCTGTAAATCTGAAAAAACAGAAGTGGATATCATCGTAACCAATGCAATGGTTTATACCGTAAATGCAACATTTAATAAAGCCGAAGCCTTCGCTATAAAAGACGGTAAGTTTGTGGCTGTAGGAAGTACTCAAGACATTAAAAAAATGTATTCAGCAAAACAAAATATTGATGCTAATGGTAAAACGATTACACCAGGTTTAATAGATGCACATTGTCATTTCTATAACTTGGGTTTGAACAAGCAAACTGTTGATTTAGTGGGTACAACGAGCTTTGAGGAGGTCATACAAAGTGTTATAGACTTTCAAAATATAAAGAACAGTAAGTTTATTATTGGTCGTGGTTGGGACCAAAATGATTGGGAAGATAAAAACTATCCAGATAAAAAAGTATTGGATAGTTTGTATCCAGAGGTTCCAGTGGCTTTAACGCGAATAGATGGACACGCAATGTTATGTAATCAAGCGGCTTTAGACTTAGCAGGCATTTCTTCTAAAACAAATGCTTTTGGCGGTGAAATTGAAAGTGAGAACGGTAAATTAACAGGGATTCTTATTGATAATCCAATGGAATTAGTGGAAGCCATTTTTCCTAAACCCTCTAGACAACAACAAATTGATGCGCTTATAGAGGCACAAAACTTTTGCACTAATTATGGTTTAACCACGGTGTCTGATGCTGGTTTAGACCAGCAAGTCATCGAACTAATCGACAGCCTTCAAAAAGCGGGAATGTTAGACATGCGTATATATGCTATGATTAGTAATAAAAAAAAGAATTTAAATTATTATTTAAAGCAGGGTAAAATTAAAACAGAAAGGCTCAATGTGCAATCTGTAAAAGTGTATGCAGATGGTGCTTTAGGATCTCGAGGTGCAGCTTTAAAAGCGCCTTACAGTGACCAACATGATCATTTTGGAGCAATGGTTATAGATGCAAAAGTGTATACCGATTTAGCACGTAGAATTGCAAAAGCGGGTTACCAAATGAATACACATGCTATTGGAGATTCAGCAAATCATTTTGTGTTACAGACTTATGAGAAGACCTTAAATGGAGAAAGTAATAGACGTTGGCGTGTAGAACATGCACAAGTGATTACAGGTCATGATTTTGACTATTTTAAAAATGAAAACATCATACCATCTATTCAACCTACACACGCCACAAGTGATATGTATTGGGCAGAAGACCGCGTTGGAGAAGAAAGAATAAAAGGCGCATATGCGTACAAAACACTACTAGAGAAAAGTGGTAGAGTGGCTCTAGGTACCGATTTTCCGGTAGAACAAGTAAATCCGTTTTTAACTTTTTATGCGGCCGTGGCTCGTAAAGATGTAAAAGGTTTTCCTGAAGCGGGCTTTCAAAAAGAAAACGGATTAACCAGAGAAGAAACTTTAAAAGGGATGACGATTTGGGCTGCTTATGCTAATTTTGAAGAGCACGAAAAGGGGAGTATTGAAGCCGGTAAGTTTGCAGATTTTATTATATTAAATCAGAACATCATGGAAATCCCTGAGCATGAAATACCTTTTACAACCGTTAATAATACCTATATTAATGGTGTGGCACAATAA
- a CDS encoding DUF2059 domain-containing protein, whose translation MKNIVTLFLFLAVSFNAFAQADEYSSAVKKCIISNGTMAYYEDVMEQMYEMLEVQFTDVNVPEAVWIEVRKGKNEAMDKLAQMIVSAYSAHFTQGDVENMNALYASQAGKNMFKKEELTEGDKIILSEFYKSDTGNKIVSSQDSMNDAMSKISELWSSEVYRDLIAMLSEKGYEL comes from the coding sequence ATGAAAAATATAGTCACATTATTCCTTTTTTTAGCGGTTTCATTCAATGCTTTTGCACAAGCCGATGAATATAGTTCAGCTGTGAAAAAATGTATAATAAGCAACGGGACTATGGCTTATTATGAAGATGTAATGGAGCAAATGTATGAGATGTTGGAGGTGCAATTTACAGACGTAAATGTGCCAGAGGCCGTTTGGATAGAAGTTAGAAAGGGAAAGAATGAAGCCATGGATAAGCTAGCACAAATGATTGTGTCTGCGTATAGCGCTCATTTTACGCAAGGAGATGTTGAGAATATGAACGCCTTGTATGCCTCTCAAGCAGGAAAGAACATGTTTAAAAAAGAGGAGCTAACAGAAGGCGATAAAATAATTTTAAGCGAGTTTTATAAAAGTGATACGGGTAATAAAATTGTGAGTTCTCAAGACTCTATGAATGACGCTATGAGTAAAATTTCAGAACTGTGGAGTAGTGAAGTCTATAGAGATTTAATTGCTATGCTTTCTGAAAAAGGATATGAATTGTAG
- a CDS encoding bifunctional 2-polyprenyl-6-hydroxyphenol methylase/3-demethylubiquinol 3-O-methyltransferase UbiG has product MKKDLFGKALLDYHNGNYTEDIITATNISGEDTLPLEYLFRSYAEMPKIEQKALALAKGHVLDIGAGSGSHSLYLQDQGLEVKAIDISEGAIAVCKLRGVASTENISALEYAKVSEETFDTILLLMNGTGIFQTIKALPLYLKDLKRLLKPKGQILIDSSDIKYMFEDEDGGFWQDLNAGYYGELDYFLSYKGEDESPMKWLYLDFPTLNIASATVGLTCEKVFEGDSFDYLARLTL; this is encoded by the coding sequence ATGAAAAAAGATTTATTTGGAAAAGCCTTATTAGACTACCATAACGGAAATTACACAGAAGATATTATCACCGCAACTAATATTTCTGGTGAAGACACCTTACCTCTAGAGTATCTGTTTAGAAGCTACGCTGAAATGCCTAAAATAGAACAAAAAGCTTTAGCGTTAGCTAAAGGCCATGTTTTAGATATTGGAGCTGGATCGGGCAGTCACAGCTTGTATTTACAAGACCAAGGACTAGAAGTAAAAGCCATAGATATTTCTGAAGGAGCGATTGCCGTATGTAAATTAAGAGGCGTTGCTAGTACAGAAAATATTTCAGCTTTAGAGTATGCGAAAGTCTCAGAAGAAACTTTTGACACCATTCTTTTATTAATGAACGGTACTGGTATTTTTCAAACCATTAAAGCACTACCCTTATACTTAAAAGACCTAAAACGTTTATTAAAACCTAAGGGACAAATACTTATTGATTCTAGTGATATTAAATACATGTTTGAAGATGAAGATGGCGGATTCTGGCAAGATCTCAACGCTGGCTATTATGGCGAACTCGATTATTTTTTAAGTTACAAAGGCGAGGATGAATCGCCAATGAAATGGCTCTATTTAGATTTTCCAACACTTAATATCGCCAGTGCAACAGTAGGTTTAACCTGCGAAAAAGTGTTTGAAGGCGACTCCTTTGATTACTTGGCTAGACTAACGCTATAA
- a CDS encoding YkgJ family cysteine cluster protein translates to MEELIKNLPKLAKDKHKENKTFFTKLKKKPPKQLDYIMQELHEDEFKHTDCLACANCCKTTGPLFTDKDVARIAKHFKMKTQAFIDQFLRVDEDRDYVLQSVPCTFLGADNYCSIYEVRPKACAEFPHTDRKKFQQISNLTLKNVAICPAAFNIVEKMKARIK, encoded by the coding sequence ATGGAAGAATTAATTAAAAACTTACCAAAGCTCGCCAAAGATAAGCATAAGGAAAACAAAACCTTTTTCACGAAGCTTAAAAAAAAGCCGCCAAAACAATTGGATTATATCATGCAAGAACTGCATGAAGATGAGTTTAAGCACACAGATTGTTTGGCGTGTGCTAATTGCTGTAAGACTACGGGGCCTTTGTTTACAGATAAGGACGTTGCTCGTATTGCCAAACACTTCAAGATGAAAACACAGGCTTTTATCGACCAGTTTTTAAGAGTCGATGAAGATCGTGATTATGTATTACAAAGCGTGCCTTGTACGTTTTTAGGTGCCGATAATTATTGTTCAATCTATGAGGTAAGACCAAAGGCTTGTGCAGAATTCCCGCATACAGATCGTAAAAAGTTTCAGCAAATTTCTAATTTGACCCTAAAAAATGTAGCCATTTGTCCAGCAGCATTTAATATTGTTGAGAAGATGAAAGCGCGAATTAAGTAG
- a CDS encoding sterol desaturase family protein: MESLLNYFENIPTLHRSLLLVGGITLFWLLEGILPLFSFNYNKWKHSWPNFFFTITTIIINFALAFLLLKTADWVTTNDFGIINWLPDMPLGLYVILGVLLLDFIGAYLAHYTEHKIGVLWMVHLVHHTDHNVDTTTANRHHPLESVIRFIFTLAGVFVIGTPIGIVMLYQSMSLIFTQLTHANIKLPKRVDKILSYLLVSPDMHKIHHHHVLPYTDSNYGNIFSIWDRIFGTFTTLDRTKIVYGVDTFPNEAENSSLKHLLKQPFHKYRKPISKIINK; this comes from the coding sequence TTGGAATCATTATTAAATTATTTCGAAAATATCCCTACACTTCACAGAAGTCTACTTCTTGTTGGAGGGATTACTTTATTTTGGTTGCTTGAAGGTATTTTACCCTTATTCAGTTTTAATTATAATAAATGGAAACACTCCTGGCCAAATTTCTTTTTTACTATAACCACAATTATTATCAATTTTGCCCTCGCCTTTTTGTTGCTAAAAACTGCTGATTGGGTTACAACAAATGATTTTGGGATCATCAATTGGTTGCCAGACATGCCTTTAGGGTTATATGTTATTCTGGGCGTTTTGCTTTTAGATTTTATAGGGGCGTACTTGGCACATTACACAGAGCATAAAATTGGTGTGTTATGGATGGTACATTTGGTGCACCACACAGATCATAATGTAGATACAACAACAGCAAACAGACATCATCCCTTAGAAAGTGTTATTCGTTTTATATTCACCTTAGCAGGTGTTTTTGTTATTGGGACTCCCATAGGTATTGTCATGCTTTATCAGTCTATGTCTTTAATTTTTACTCAATTAACACATGCCAACATTAAATTGCCAAAACGTGTCGATAAAATATTGAGTTACCTATTGGTTTCTCCAGACATGCATAAAATACACCACCATCATGTTTTGCCCTATACAGATTCAAATTATGGGAATATTTTCTCTATTTGGGACCGAATATTTGGAACGTTTACAACTCTGGATAGAACTAAAATTGTTTATGGTGTAGATACCTTTCCAAACGAAGCAGAAAATAGCAGTTTAAAACACTTGTTGAAGCAGCCCTTTCATAAATACCGGAAGCCAATTTCTAAAATTATAAACAAATAA